From a single Toxoplasma gondii ME49 chromosome II, whole genome shotgun sequence genomic region:
- a CDS encoding single-strand binding protein (encoded by transcript TGME49_297940), whose protein sequence is MIEQGSFSSSQEDMWRKVVSTSEGSKHPLVSLHFAPVVSPNLHATKGTTTPLSPMLSPLFSLSSGVLRTLSLSFVARSSLFRGLVCLPQTRFWSFLGSFLPLVSMAAQSRARGGLGERAEETWKSLRTSERHPSGSVCLLSSCSLSPSRPRPVLFLLSTLLVCFLWISSLCPDSCFALSGGPATSRTQVLELPSMLSSLSRTRLLNSAPLCRSQSASTVPFSLHGGIQSEAVSCRRLGFVAPSVAKMPRVESVQFSRGRTAGGLSCASTGTAPCPPVHAVGVLSKRNSCSFSTLHHLQNVAVEQHGGSDLKQVTRVEASQSQSFPLASFHVAPRSNSSSSRLNALRDEPFSPGASSSPSRTGRRGGPLRHAEMSVNRVTLLGRLGNMPEIRRMSNGDTFAWFSMATSVNWIDKATGDAHSRTEWHRVVVYDESLVDLVDKYLHTGRRVFVTGKLQTRRWTGADGVDRYSTSVVVSRLQGELIILDSPSSSFQSNYSSASESGQPGTSDWASGDLGAPDGEGSGDASQALGAFGDSGSDGQGSSGPTGSGTGGTSLDGSASGGMYRLFR, encoded by the exons ATGATTGAACAAgggtctttttcttcgtcgcagGAGGATATGTGGAGGAAAGTTGTTTCGACGAGTGAAGGCAGTAAACACCCGCTTGTCTCTTTGCACTTTGCGCCGGTTGTCTCTCCGAACCTACACGCGACAAAAGGAACGACGACCCCATTGTCCCCCATGCTCTCTCCATTATTTTCCCTATCCAGTGGAGTTCTGCGTACCTTGTCTCTTTCATTTGTtgctcgttcctctcttttccgggGCCTCGTGTGCCTTCCCCAGACCCGCTTCTGGTCCTTTCTAGGTTCCTTTCTGCCCCTTGTCTCTATGGCTGCACAGTCGCGAGCGCGTGGAGGCCTTGGTGAGAGGGCTGAGGAGACATGGAAGTCACTGCGAACTTCCGAGCGACATCCTTCCGGATCagtttgtcttctttcctcttgctccCTCTCACCAAGCCGCCCGCGTCCCgtgctgtttcttctttccacccTCCTTGTGTGTTTCCTGTGGATCTCTTCCTTGTGTCCCGACAGCTGCTTTGCCCTTAGCGGCGGGCCTGCGACTTCGAGGACCCAGGTGCTTGAGCTTCCTAGCatgctgtcttctctctcgcgtacCCGCTTGCTCAACTCGGCACCCTTGTGCCGGTCTCAGTCTGCATCCACtgtccccttctctcttcatgGAGGAATCCAGTCGGAGGCCGTGAGCTGCAGACGCCTCGGCTTCGTAGCGCCTTCAGTCGCGAAGATGCCACGAGTGGAGTCTGTGCAGTTCTCGCGTGGAAGAACAGCCGGGGGGCTTTCCTGCGCCAGCACCGGGACTGCCCCGTGCCCTCCCGTGCACGCCGTCGGAGTTTTGTCGAAGAGAAACTCTTGCTCTTTTTCTACTCTACACCATTTACAAAATGTCGCAGTTGAGCAACACGGGGGCTCGGACCTCAAACAGGTGACCCGGGTGGAGGCCAGTCAAAGCCAGAGTTTTCCGCTAGCTTCTTTCCATGTCGCGCCTAGAAGCAATTCTTCAAGTTCTCGCTTGAACGCTCTACGTGATGAACCCTTCTCGCCGGGTGCTTCCAGCTCACCCTCGCGCAccggcagaagaggagggccTCTCCGG catgcagagatgTCTGTGAACCGGGTGACGCTCCTTGGGAGACTGGGGAACATGCCGGAGATTCGTCGAATGTCGAACGGTGACACGTTTGCTTGGTTTTCAATGGCCACGTCGGTGAACTGGATAGATAAG GCAACCGGGGATGCTCATTCTCGGACCGAATGGCATCGCGTTGTCGTCTACGATGAATCCCTCGTCGACCTCGTGGATAAGTATCTTCA caCAGGACGCCGCGTTTTTGTTACCGGTAAACTTCAGACTCGGCGGTGGACCGGTGCTGATGGCGTTGATCGTTATTCGACCTCCGTCGTTGTTAGCCGCTTGCAGGGTGAGCTTATCATTCTTGACTCGCCGTCTTCATCATTTCAGTCCAATTATTCCAGTGCCAGCGAGTCTGGCCAGCCAGGCACCTCCGACTGGGCTTCAGGTGACTTAGGCGCCCCTGATGGGGAAGGAAGTGGAGATGCAAGCCAGGCTCTTGGCGCATTCGGTGACAGCGGCAG CGACGGGCAGGGATCGAGTGGACCGACCGGCAGTGGCACGGGGGGGACCAGCCTGGACGGATCTGCGTCTGGAGGCATGTATCGCCTTTTCCGCTGA
- a CDS encoding hypothetical protein (encoded by transcript TGME49_297910~Signal peptide predicted by SignalP 2.0 HMM (probability 0.996) with cleavage site probability 0.484 at residue 39~Predicted trans-membrane domain (TMHMM2.0):20-43) has translation MTELQKAQRRSNLSAVMKQGHLRFWAVLLVCALVSGCGAASASHSSFTASQVVEDESPPNKNERINPSGDVDGHEEGSSPNVSQVEKNRLPDGRTFGGSGRDLPSEEGNQQADLSSSTGEFQGSRARQHDDQRASSSKRDDAGSEVNASHENVIAVQETEAVDRARDNTFTKRPNPRKLAAGFYPGGMTATPYGAYLNWYRTAYLPWYYTTFGTAASAPVLTSPAVYSSYYPTVAATVAAAPVQAAFPVVQQAVAEQGPINVVQPAIALSQRATVPVVQQSAVPVAVPGRAALAPVAVTAPNPVVTTTPTEALLSLEEPANGSGIQQLIAPAPVALLAAPYATGNGNSRGSRANSRYSDGVGGLGLSNFAAFLARPDGTLAAIGGNGT, from the coding sequence ATGACGGAGCTTCAAAAGGCACAACGTCGCAGCAACCTGTCGGCTGTGATGAAGCAAGGGCATCTTCGTTTCTGGGCTGTTCTTTTGGTATGTGCTTTGGTTAGTGGCTGTGGCGCCGCGTCGGCGTCCCATTCAAGTTTTACCGCCAGCCAGGTGGTTGAGGATGAGTCTCCTCCAAATAAAAACGAGAGAATCAACCCAAGCGGTGACGTCGATGGACACGAGGAAGGCAGCTCACCAAATGTGTCACAGGTCGAGAAAAATCGACTCCCTGACGGCCGAACGTTTGGTGGGTCGGGTCGCGATTTGCCCTCTGAGGAAGGCAACCAACAAGCTGACTTGTCTTCGAGTACAGGAGAATTCCAAGGGTCTCGTGCCCGTCAACACGACGACCAGCGGGCATCAAGCagcaagagagacgacgcgggAAGTGAAGTGAACGCGTCTCATGAGAATGTCATTGCAGTACAAGAGACCGAAGCTGTTGATAGGGCGCGTGACAACACATTCACCAAAAGACCCAATCCGCGTAAATTGGCAGCCGGCTTTTACCCGGGGGGGATGACAGCCACGCCATACGGAGCGTATCTGAACTGGTACAGAACAGCCTACTTGCCGTGGTATTATACGACCTTTGGTACGGCTGCAAGCGCTCCAGTACTCACTTCGCCGGCTGTGTACTCATCTTATTACCCAACTGTAGCAGCTACAGTGGCAGCTGCTCCTGTCCAGGCGGCATTTCCGGTTGTACAGCAAGCGGTAGCAGAACAAGGGCCCATCAATGTCGTGCAACCAGCTATCGCCCTTTCTCAGAGGGCGACGGTTCCTGTCGTACAGCAATCGGCAGTACCTGTAGCTGTCCCCGGGAGAGCCGCGCTGGCGCCAGTGGCCGTGACTGCGCCGAATCCGGTCGTCACCACGACCCCTACAGAAGCACTGCTCAGCCTCGAAGAGCCAGCGAATGGTAGCGGCATTCAACAGCTGATAGCCCCAGCACCTGTTGCTCTTCTTGCGGCACCTTATGCCACCGGAAACGGGAATAGCAGAGGGAGCCGCGCAAATTCCCGGTACAGCGACGGTGTCGGGGGCCTCGGCCTGTCGAATTTTGCCGCTTTTTTGGCCAGACCTGACGGGACTCTGGCAGCCATCGGTGGGAACGGGACGTAA
- a CDS encoding hypothetical protein (encoded by transcript TGME49_297920~Signal peptide predicted by SignalP 2.0 HMM (probability 0.998) with cleavage site probability 0.685 at residue 36~Predicted trans-membrane domain (TMHMM2.0):11-31) has translation MVNRSSGTSHKWLFRFLTAAFLVACFIASLAREAAAADNVDSEAPIGKNDPSQGSSKEENVSSEDDVEVEENTTEELGSLAENNWMDVFAAIDALKGNKPAQEAPQMPRPPTSDTNKETLKPASSPAAAQVPAETTQKKSSPPGADAGATVGANAKGKTASGVGGSMGPLLEKLAAKLNMESFYSDEDEEEEPEEDEEEALAETIIHGSKKKTIPRVRTAVDDLIDEIEKEKIRKIAKTDRHFHVLLERKKESDKKREADSVKPPQYFRDLAHKAAEYHKTLYQEQQKRDAGKVLTPGQQRARKRAHRRSQKDKLLAWRRSQFAQVASTPAQRQQHLASTRQESRDIDKTIDDDLDELDWGEILKPSQPEQSSNEVQDQPT, from the exons ATGGTGAATCGCAGTTCGGGAACGAGCCACAAATggctctttcgcttcttgaCAGCTGCTTTTCTTGTAGCCTGCTTCATTGCGTCGCTGGCTCGAGAGGCAGCGGCAGCCGATAATGTCGATTCGGAGGCCCCGATCGGCAAGAACGACCCCTCCCAAGGAAgcagcaaagaagagaatgtCTCGTCGGAGGACGACGTTGAGGTCGAAGAAAACACGACGGAGGAGCTCGGATCCTTGGCAGAGAACAATTGGATGGACGTCTTTGCAGCCATAGACGCTCTAAAGGGGAACAAACCCGCGCAGGAAGCTCCGCAAATGCCCAGGCCACCTACCAGTGACACCAACAAGGAAACGCTCAAGCCTGCCTCCTCCCCAGCTGCGGCACAAGTTCCAGCAGAAACTACGCAGAAAAAGTCTTCACCACCAGGGGCAGATGCAGGAGCAACTGTAGGAGCGAATGCAAAAGGCAAGACCGCGAGTGGAGTTGGAGGATCGATGGGTCCTCTCCTCGAGAAGCTGGCGGCAAAACTGAACATG GAAAGCTTCTACAGCGacgaggatgaagaagaagagcccgaagaagatgaggaggAAGCCCTTGCGGAGACTATTATTCATgggagcaagaagaaaaccaTTCCTCGCGTGAGGACAG CTGTCGACGACTTGATCGATGAGattgagaaggagaagattCGCAAGATTGCTAAAACGGACCGGCACTTTCATGTGTTGTtggagcggaagaaggagagcgacaagaagcgagaggccgACTCCGTCAAGCCTCCACAGTACTTCCGAGACCTCGCACACAAAGCAGCCGAGTACCACAAAACGCTCTAccaggagcagcagaagagagacgcaggaaaaGTCCTGACGCCTGGACAGCAGCGCGCGCGTAAGCGAGCACACAGGAGAAGTCAAAAAGACAAACTGCTGGCGTGGAGACGCTCCCAATTCGCTCAGGTCGCGTCGACACCTGCTCAGCGCCAACAGCACTTGGCTTCGACGCgacaagagagcagagacatAGACAAAACGATTGATGACGACCTCGACGAGCTCGACTGGGGCGAGATCTTGAAACCGAGCCAGCCGGAGCAGTCCAGCAACGAGGTGCAAGATCAGCCAACTTAA
- a CDS encoding HesB-like domain-containing protein (encoded by transcript TGME49_297925), with amino-acid sequence MESHWARSTCRSSFRGHTTSDRDLNGRCSSLSSSSPFMSSSSFTDRTHTTSGCLPHSQCVRTRSTSGSRRRCSERLKQAFHLGDRAPADRAAMPSTAENRKCTSTGSSSSLPYFVFSSASSALSSSSLAAPSSSASCLSWARSSSLPSSLPRGFHSPSFRASSASSSADSSSATMGLSSREAFHREDTAACGSGVASRLSPGRRADRSPRFSSCVHRPSSLFSRVRRFALWLSSALRVPKTARVVPWVLGERVVRFPFRLCLLAFLFLNLFDSARASSLGVSNSSFHCPWAFLPCLSNHKHGLRDSMYALRRSEQMSPGPRFVRLNPSSAYAHFWPGARWFSQPSTCFSRPSSSTVSLCPSPPSRVSSVLGEQTDPLSRRAGLRLLPASALLCAASSPSPPLFFFALSRLPSSRVFSASTSSAPLSPSSSPSAEKGEIKGKFFKVTLKALAGIEELKRKRREATGTGRPFVIRLGVRSGGCSGLSYVLDIVDEASVTVADHREDFEEADGFSIVVDPQSLLYVIGTKLDYADDLIGGGFRVINPNASRSCGCGMSFGVSKTFAQQGGIDSKPKSCSTDRK; translated from the exons ATGGAAAGTCACTGGGCACGTTCGActtgtcgctcttctttccgaGGCCACACAACTTCGGACCGCGACCTAAATGGACGGTGTTCTTCcctgtcgtcttcctctccgttcatgtcgtcttcctctttcacCGACAGAACGCACACAACCTCTGGCTGCCTGCCTCACTCGCAATGTGTCAGAACGCGTTCTACCAGTGGATCCAGACGCCGATGCTCTGAAAGACTCAAACAGGCTTTTCATCTTGGAGACAGAGCTCCGGCGGACCGTGCAGCGATGCCGTCGACGGCAGAGAACAGGAAGTGTACCTCCACtggatcttcttcgtctcttccctattttgtcttctcttccgcgtcttccgctctctcctcttcgtctctcgctgctccctcctcttcggcATCTTGTCTTTCGTGGGCTCGTTCTTCGtccctcccttcttccctgccTCGGGGGTTTCATTCTCCCTCGttccgcgcttcttctgcctcttcctccgctgaCTCTTCGTCAGCGACGATGGGCCTCTCCTCCAGAGAAGCATTCCACAGGGAGGACACCGCCGCGTGCGGCAGCGGGGTGGCCTCAAGACTTTccccaggaagaagagccgaTCGCTCGCCGCGGTTCTCGTCTTGCGTCCACAGACCGAGTTCCCTGTTTTCTCGAGTTCGACGGTTCGCCTTGTGGCTTTCATCTGCTCTTCGCGTACCTAAAACTGCGCGCGTCGTGCCTTGGGTTCTAGGGGAACGCGTCGTTCGCTTCCCGTTCcggctgtgtctcctcgcttttctcttcctgaaTCTGTTTGACTCTGCGAGGGCTTCGAGTCTGGGAGTCAGCAACTCGTCTTTTCATTGCCCGTGGGCCTTCCTCCCTTGTCTCTCAAACCACAAGCACGGTCTCCGTGACAGTATGTATGCTCTCAGACGTTCCGAACAAATGTCTCCAGGACCTCGGTTTGTACGCTTGAACCCCTCTTCAGCTTACGCCCATTTTTGGCCTGGCGCTCGGTGGTTCTCTCAGCCTTCGACTTGCTTTTCTCGCCCGTCGTCTTCCACTGTTTCCCTTtgcccttctcctccttcgcgcGTTTCGTCCGTCCTCGGAGAACAGACAGACCCCCTTTCGCGGCGAGCCGGTCTGCGTCTTTTGCccgcttctgctctcctctgcgcagcgtcttcgccctctccgcctctcttctttttcgctctgtctcgacttccttcttcgcgggTCTTTTCCGCTTCCACGTcttccgcgcctctctctccctcttcctcgccttctgcggagaagggagagataAAGGGGAAGTTCTTCAAGGTGACACTCAAGGCACTTGCCGGTATTGAG GAGCTGAAGCGGAAACGCCGCGAAGCGACGGGGACAGGTCGCCCCTTTGTCATTCGCCTAGGTGTGCGATCAGGAGGATGCAGCGGCCTGTCCTATGTTCTGGACATCGTCGATGAG GCCAGCGTCACGGTAGCTGACCACCGTGAAGACTTCGAGGAAGCCGATGGCTTTTCCATCGTTGTCGATCCTCAGTCACTTCTGTACGTCATCGGCACCAAGCTGGACTACGCCGACGACCTGATTGGCGGGGGTTTCAG ggTTATCAACCCGAACGCGTCTCGGAGTTGCGGCTGTGGCATGTCTTTTGGTGTCTCGAAAACTTTTGCCCAACAGGGTGGCATCGACAGTAAACCCAAGAGTTGCTCGACAGATCGGAAGTGA
- a CDS encoding hypothetical protein (encoded by transcript TGME49_297900) — protein sequence MRPVAPASPSGARLRGIGADAGLDNTSLSRRSGSSSFFFYVPCRVSQQHRCGDDVRFKTGDKPPLCAARRPASSALLLLLSVCFCLCLFTAIPTNTHSKASAHGPSDSPATKQPQVQRKPQNTSAFKHPIAKLYNRTMAAALAGPVPALRRVASSGNPVGSWGKLLCNSHVGEEEEVFVLFLGAGDAPAAKDSATVNLQENAGGNVEGVVNEREQTQTPRTEGRGERGPGRHARQHRSVQAAIDTVTLLYMLHCKLMRIVDLRDPSNSILLQHLQHIYSMRDWEEKKRREGARSETQGAVEAVTAKLTAPAASDDVAETLSQEDDAAELAKDDMEGEPILSVVNRTTGTERLFFGFREIRDFLLTRLVVKARLMAQEQQRESMRRAQLVTVQADPAAATKKGERVAHRAQGWIPKEMLPVGNPVSKHWWEPLGLSLDLYTPAASSKECSELQQIMNVLSETGFVDVVKVHKSDPPKADVPPVLRNAGLGVFPALGIGNRIIFGTEEIVRFLHALGSFIPTPARLRQALQALQPSRNDGAPPFLPAGEAPSVSTEGKDAGDKDADLWPAPRSSKTGESLALLLPVGLRGATLACNSANLAPCQRLLDWLSGLGLFEQVRKHFAVTRLPAQSDKTQLRKQLNEPFLITRGVVIARGAVEIQARIAAAYVAADSQSWTYTPVVAHAFLARSRPVTKAAEKIVATMRNKGLHSRVRMVILPNLQPLVVGRRTYPVPFVLVPGIAQFVGLNDVKTFFAALGYLVNSAV from the exons ATGAGACCAGTAGCCCCAGCGAGCCCCTCAGGGGCGCGACTCAGAGGTATAGGGGCCGATGCTGGGCTGGACAACACATCCTTAAGCCGTCGTAGtgggtcttcttcgttttttttttaCGTTCCCTGCCGTGTCTCACAACAGCATCGCTGCGGGGACGACGTACGTTTCAAAACCGGGGACAAACCTCCCCTGTGCGCGGCACGCCGCCCGGCGAGTTCcgcgcttctgctgcttctctcggtATGTTTTTGCTTATGTTTGTTTACGGCAATTCCCACCAACACACACTCAAAAGCTTCCGCGCATGGCCCATCAGACTCACCAGCAACGAAGCAGCCACAAGTGCAGCGCAAGCCTCAAAACACTTCTGCGTTCAAGCACCCCATCGCGAAGCTCTACAACCGAACAATGGCGGCAGCGTTGGCGGGGCCTGTTCCGGCTCTTCGACGAGTAGCCAGTAGCGGAAACCCAGTGGGGTCGTGGGGTAAACTGTTGTGCAACAGCCATGTtggggaggaggaagaagtttTCGTACTTTTCTTGGGTGCAGGAGATGCACCTGCGGCGAAAGATTCCGCCACTGTGAACCTACAAGAGAATGCAGGTGGAAATGTTGAGGGCGTTGTCAATGAGAgggagcagacgcagactcCGAGAACGGAGGGACGTGGAGAACGTGGGCCAGGGCGGCATGCCAGACAACACCGAAGCGTGCAGGCTGCGATTGATACTGTGACCTTGCTGTACATGCTGCATTGCAAGTTGATGAGAATTGTGGATCTGAGGGACCCCAGCAACAGTATTCTGCTGCAACATCTCCAACACATATACAGCATGCGCGATtgggaggaaaagaagagacgcgagggagCTCGAAGCGAAACGCAGGGTGCGGTGGAAGCAGTGACTGCGAAACTGACAGCTCCTGCAGCATCTGACGATGTTGCGGAGACTCTCAGCCAAGAAGATGATGCAGCCGAGCTGGCAAAGGATGATATGGAAGGCGAACCGATTTTATCTGTCGTAAACCGCACCACAGGAACGGAGCGGCTTTTTTTTGGGTTCAGAGAGATCCGGGACTTTCTTTTGACTCGCTTAGTGGTGAAAGCTCGACTGATGGCACAAGAACAGCAACGTGAATCTATGCGCCGTGCTCAACTTGTGACAGTCCAAGCGGACCCAGCCGCGGCAACAAAGAAGGGTGAGCGTGTTGCGCACAGAGCGCAGGGCTGGATACCAAAGGAGATGCTGCCGGTGGGAAACCCCGTTTCGAAGCATTGGTGGGAGCCTCTCGGCCTAAGCCTCGATCTTTACACACCTGCAGCAAGCAGCAAAGAATGTTCTGAACTGCAGCAAATCATGAACGTTCTCTCTGAGACAGGCTTTGTCGACGttgttaaggttcacaagAGCGACCCGCCCAAGGCAGACGTTCCTCCG GTCCTCCGTAACGCGGGTCTTGGGGTGTTCCCTGCCTTGGGTATTGGAAACCGGATTATCTTCGGAACAGAGGAAATCGTGCGGTTCCTTCATGCTCTGGGATCTTTCATCCCGACACCGGCGCGTCTTCGCCAGGCGCTGCAAGCCCTGCAACCGTCTCGTAACGACGGCGCTCCACCTTTCCTGCCTGCCGGCGAAGCCCCCAGTGTATCTACAGAGGGGAAAGATGCAGGTGACAAAGATGCGGATTTGTGGCCAGCCCCTCGCAGCAGCAAGACGGGCGAAAGTCTGGCTCTCCTTCTGCCCGTGGGACTCAGGGGCGCGACGCTTGCTTGCAACTCCGCCAACCTGGCTCCGTGCCAGA GGCTGTTGGACTGGCTTAGTGGTCTGGGGCTCTTTGAACAAGTCAGGAAACATTTTGCCGTCACGCGACTACCCGCGCAGTCGGACAAAACGCAACTGAGGAAACAGTTGAACGAGCCTTTCTTGATCACACGCGGCGTCGTTATCGCGCGAG GGGCTGTCGAAATTCAAGCCCGGATCGCTGCTGCATATGTGGCGGCGGACTCCCAAAGTTGGACGTACACTCCGGTAGTTGCGCACGCATTTCTTGCAAGGAGTCGTCCTGTGACAAAGGCAGCTGAGAAGATTGTAGCGACCATGAGAAACAAAG GCCTACACAGCCGTGTCCGCATGGTGATCCTTCCAAACCTACAGCCGCTTGTGGTGGGGCGCCGCACGTACCCAGTTCCTTTTGTACTCGTCCCCGGGATCGCGCAGTTTGTTGGACTAAACGACGTGAAGACGTTTTTTGCTGCTTTGGGATATTTGGTGAATTCTGCGGTATGA